The DNA region GCCGCCGGCTGTAAACCCGACATCTACGACGACATGATGGATTACGCCCAGCACTGGACGACGGAGGGCGCGGTCACGAAACGCGTCATCCTCGACGCCTTCCGCGACCTCCCCGACGTCGACGAAGAAGCCGAGTAACCCTACTCGTCGATCAGCCAGCGGTCCGAGTACGCCGTTCCGCACGTGCAGTAGGCGTAGGCGTGGACGACCGCGCCCTCCGCGTAGAGACCGCCGACCTCCTCGTTCTGTTCTTCTGCGAACGCGAACCCGAGTTTCACCCGGTGGTCGTCGTCGGGTTCGTCCGCGTGCTTTGACGGGCACTCGCCGCTCGCGAGGTCGCGGTCGATGTCGCCGTCCGTGTCCATCGCGCGGCCCGCGAAGTCCATCGCGTCCATGCCGCTCACGCGCTTGAACGCCGAGCGACCCTGGTCGCCCGGGAGGACGAGCACGATCCCGTCATCGACGTCCACGCCGTACTCCGCGAGCGCGCCGAGGTCGCCGACCGTCGACTCGGAGAGGTAGACGGCGACGTCCTCCACGCGGTCGCCGTCGAGGAACTCGTCGAGTGCGTTAGTCATCGCTCACGCTACGGGGTCACTGCGGAAAAACGCGGTGGAAAGTGATTTATTCGGCGTCTTCGTCGCCCTCACCGAGGAGGGAGTCGACGTCTTCGTCGCCGCGTTCGGTGATTTTCGCGTTGACCTGCGCGGTCTCTTCGGAGAACTCGCGGCCGCGTACGGAGACGCGGCGGCGCTCGCCGTCCTTCTCCGGGTTGAAGCCGGTGCCGCCCGTGAGGAGCACGCTCTCCAGACCGGAGCCGCGGACGTCGCTGCGCATCGCGCGCCCTGCTGCGTCGCTACCGCCCGTGAGTTCGAGCGTGTAGCCGGTCAGTCCAACGGCGTCGCCGTCGACTTCGTCGCCGATTTCCCGACCGAGGAATCGATTCGCGTCCTGTCCGTCGACCTCGAGCTGGTGGGACGCACCCGACTCGGGGTCCGCCACCACCACTTGGAAACTCGCCATACGACCGACAACGGGGAGTGCGCCCTAAAACCCGTCGAATACCGACTCACGGCGAGGCTGGGGCGGACAGGCGACGACGACGGCCCGCCGAGCGCGTGTCGCACAACCGCGAACGCCCGACGGTAACTCGCTAACGCATACGCCCACTTCGCCGCGTCATCGCATGTGAAGGCTCGGACGAGAGACGGGGGCGGAAAAACCGCTGCAAGCGTTCGGCGACCGAGTGGTCCGTTAGGACCCGGTAGGTCGCCGATTCACCCGCGGCTTCGCCGCGAGGCCGACGACTGAGGGACCGCAGGGACCGAAGGAGGAGTGCTTTTGGTGGAGCTTTTACCGAGCGAAGCGCCCCTTGGGCGCTGAGCGCAGCGTAAAAGGTCCTCTAGAAGGGATAGTCGCGTTCGTCGTGCTGGATGCTGATCCACTTGGTCTCGGTGATTTCGTGGAGGTAGGCGTCGGAGTTGTAGGAGCCCATGCCGGATGCGCCGACGCCGCTGAAGGGGACGTGGGCTTCGTCGTTGATGGGTTGGTCGTTGATGTGGACGTTCCCGGTTTCGAGGCGGTCGGCGATGTGTTTCGCGAGTTCGAGGTCGCCGGCGTGGACGGCCCCGGAGAGCCCGTAGTCGGTGGCGTTCGCGAGTGCGACGGCTTCGTCGGTGTCGCTGTAGGGGATGACGGGGGCGATGGGGCCGAAGTGCTCGTTGCAGGCGGCGGCCATGTCGTTCGTGACGTCGGAGAGGACGGTCGGTTGAACGACGAGGGAGTCCTCGGTACCGTCGATTTCTTCGACGCTGCCGCCCGTTTCGAGGGTTGCGCCCTGTTCGATGGTTTCCTCGACGTAGCCGAGCATCTCGTCGCGCTGGGATTCGTCGATGATGGGGCCGACGACGGTGTCGGCGTCGTGTGCGCTGCCGACGGGGAGGTCGCTCGCGCGCGCGGCGAGTTTCTCGACGTACTCGTCGTAGATGTCCTCGTGGACGATGTGGCGGTTGATGGAGATGCAGACCTGGCCTTGGTGGACGAAGGAGCCGAAGGTCGCGGCGTCGACGGCGCGGTCGACGTCGGCGTCGGCGGTGACGACGTGCGCGTTGTTCCCGCCGAGCTCCATCGCGGGGACGGCGAGGTTGCCGCCGGCGAGGCTGGCGACGTGCTTGCCGACCTCCGTACTGCCCGTGAAGGCGACGACGTCGCTCTCCGGGTGGCTGGCGACGCGGTCGCCGATGTCGGAGCCCTTCCCGGTGACGACGTTCAGGAGGCCGTCGGGGAGGCCGGCGTCCTCGAAGAGCTTCGCGAACAGCAGGCCGCCCGTGATGGGCGAGTTAGTACTTGGTTTGAGGACGACGGCGTTCCCGGCGGCGATTGCGGGCGCGACGGCGCGCATCGTGAGGTTCAGCGGGAAGTTCCACGGCGTGATGGCCGTGACGACGCCTTTCGGCTCGCGCTGCACGAGGTTCTCCTTCCCGGGGATGTTCGAGTGGGCGTGTTCGCCCTTCATCCGGCGGGGGAGCGTCGCGGCTTCGCCCGCCTGGTCGGACGCGATCTGTACGGACGTCTCGCCCATGATCTGCGTGCCGCCGACTTCGTGGGTGAGGAGGTCGGCGACGTCCGCCTTGTGCGCTTGGAGGGTTTCGAGCGCCGTCCGGACGGCCTCCTCGCGGGCCGCGGGCGGCGTCTCCCGCCACTGTTTCTGGGCTTCGGCGGCGGCCTCGTAGGCCGCGTCGACGTCGTCCTCGGTGCCGGCGGGGACGGTCGCGACCTGCTCGCGCGTCGACGGGTCCTCGTCCGCGAGGGCGTCGCGGTCGCCGCGAGCGACCCACTCGCCGCCGACGTAGAGCGCGTCCCAGTTCGCGTCGATGTCGAAGGTCTCCGGAGGCATGACATCGCGACGTACGGTGGCGTCCCCGATAAGCCGCGGTGAACCCGCGAGGCCCGCACGCACCCGTAGCTTCATGAGGAGGTGCGGCCGCTCGAGAAGCGGGGAGTGAGAGCGAAACGAGAAGGTAGGGCGGAGTCGGCGTGGTCAGTCGCTCAGCGGCATGCCGCCGATGGGGACGACGGTGCGGTCCCACGCCCAGTTGACGACCTCCGCGGAGGAGGTGTACATGGCGAGGAGGCCGGTGAGGATGCCGACGTAGCCGCCGAGGGTCGCGGTTCCGTAGCCGAGGTCACCGAGTCCGAGGAGGAGGAAGGTGATCGTCAGCGTGAGGAAGACGGACCAGAGCGCCCAGTTGAGTTTGAACGTCGCCACCCACATGTAGGCCGTGAAGAGCCCCCAGAGGAGGAGCGTCACGCCGACGGTGGTTCCGTCGACCGAGAGCCAGCCGTTCCCCGCGAAGAGGAGGAGCAGGCCGAACCACCACCAGAAAGCACCGTAGCTACTGAAGGCGGTGTAGCCGAACGTGTTTCCTTCCTTGTACTCGAGGATGCCGGCGAACAGCTGGCAGGTCCCACCGAACGCGAGCGCGAGCGGGAGGACGACGGATTCGCCGGCGCTGGGGAGGATGCCGCCGTTGATGAGGCTCAACAGGACGGTGGTCAGTCCGAACGCGACGAGTCCGAGCGGTGCAGGGTTTGCGGTGTCTGTGTTGGCTGGCATTGTTAGTTCCCCCGTACTTCGGCCTGGATGTCGGCGACGATCTCGGGGTTGCGGAGCGTCGACGTGTCACCGAGTTCTTCGCCGTCCGAGATCTCTTCGAGGAGACGGCGCATGATCTTCCCGGAGCGGGTCTTCGGGAGTTCGGGCGTGAAGATGATTTTCGACGGTCGCGCGATCGGCCCGATCTTGTCTTCGACGGCGGCTTCGATAGCCGCGCGGACGGCGTCCTCGCCACCGGCGTCGTCTTCGAGGATGACGTAGGCGTGGACGACTTCGCCCTTGATGTCATCGTCAGCGCCGACGACGGCGGCTTCGGCGACGCCGTCGGCCGAGACGACCGCGGACTCGATCTCCATCGTTCCCAGCCGGTGGCCGGAGATGTTGACGACGTCGTCGACGCGGCCGACAACGGTGATGTAGCCTTCGTCGTCGATCTTCGCGCCGTCCTCCGGGAAGTACACCCAGTCGTCGGGGTCGTCGGAGTCAGTGTCCGAGTACTCAGCCCAGTACTCCTCGATGAACCGCTCGTCGTTCTTGTAGAGCGTGCGGAGCATCCCCGGCCACGGCTTGTCCACGGTGAGGTAGCCAGCGCCGCCCGATGGGACTTCCTCGCCGTCGCCGTCGACGACTCGAGCGTCGACACCGGGGACGGGAGGGCCGGCGCTCCCGGGTTTCATGTTCGAGACGCCGGGAAGCGTCGTGATCATGTGGCCGCCGGTCTCCGTCTGCCACCACGTGTCGACGATCGGGCAGGACTCTCCCCCGATATGTTTGTAGTACCACTTCCAGGGTTTGGGATTGATCGGTTCGCCGACCGTCCCAAGCAGTCGGAGGCTGGAGAGGTCGTGACGCCCCGGATACTCACTCCCCCACTTCATGAAGGAGCGAATCGCGGTCGGTGCCGTGTAGAACTGCGTGACGTCGAGGTCTTCGACGATCTCCCAGAACCGGTCGCGCTCCGGATAGTCCGGGCCGCCCTCGTACATCACGGTCGTCGTCCCGAGCGCGAGCGGCCCGTAGACGATGTAGGAGTGCCCCGTGATCCAGCCGATGTCGGCCGAGCAGAAGTAGGTGTCCTCGGGTTTGATGTCGAGGACGGTCTGCGAGGTCCACGCCGTCCACGCGAGATAGCCCGCCGTCGTGTGTTTCACCCCCTTCGGTTGGCCGGTAGTGCCGGAGGTGTACATTAAGAAGAGCATGTCTTCGGCGTCCCGTTCGACCGGCTCGACCGTCGCGCCCTCGTGTTCGGCAACGAGGTCGTCGTAGTCGTGCTCGCTCTCGTGGAGGTCGTGGCCGGGGCCGTCGTCCCCGAGCCGGTCGACGACGACCGTCTCGACGTCGTGGTCGACGTCCTCGAGCCCCTCCCGGGATTTCGAGAGGTGGTCGAGCGCGTCGCCGCGTCGATAGTAGCCGTCGGCCGTGATGAGATACTCCGAGTCGGCGGCGTTCATGCGCTCTGCGAGCGCGTTCGCAGAGAACCCGGCGAAGACGACGGAGTGCGGCGCGCCGATGCGCGCGCAGGCGAGGAGCGCGATCGGGTGAGCGGGGATCATCGGCATATGCATCGTGACGACGTCGTCCTCGCCGACACCGAGGTCGCGGAGCGCCGCCGCGAACTCGTTCACCTCGCGGTGGAGCTCCTCGTAGGTGATCGAGCGGTCGGCCTCCTCCGTGGGTTCGCCGACCCACTCGATGGCGACTTCGTCCCCGCGGTCGTCGAGGTGGCGGTCGACGCACTCGTAGGAGGCGTTGATCTTCCCGCCGGTGAACCACTCGTAGAACGGCGGGTTCGAGTCGTCGAGCACCTGATCGTAGTCATCGTACCAGTCGAGAAGGTCGGCGGCCTGCTCCCAGCAGCCCGGCCAGTTCTCCTCGAACTCCTCGTAGATCCCTTCGTCGGTGACGTTCGCCTGCTCGACGAACTCCGCCGGCGGCTCGAACTCGTCCTGTTCGGCCAGTCGGGTTTCGAGATTGTTGTCTTCTACCATGCCAGGTAATAACGCATGAAGGAACCAACATAAACATTCATTCTAATTAATTCAAGAAGGGGCTTAGAACAGGGCGGATCGCGACGCTCAGGCAGCGTCGAACAGCACCGTGAAGAGCTTCTGTTGGGCTTTCCGGAGGTGGTTGTGGAGCGTCGGCGCTGACACCCCCATGGAGTCGGCGAGCTCCTCCGCGGTGCTCCCCCGCGGCCACTCGAAGTAGTCGGCGAAGTACGCCGCCTGAAGCGCTGAGCACTGCTTCTCCGTGAGGGTCTCGTCGAGCGTCCGATAGAGGTCACCCGTGAGGGGGCTGCGGGACGCCTCCCGTTTCGCCTGGAAGGAGACTCCCGGAAAGGTCGAGGTGACCCGTTCGACGATGGCGCGGACGTCGTGGCCGCTCGGGAAGACGACGGAGAGGCGTGCGGCCCCGTCGGCAGCGGTCAAAGATTCGACGGCACCGCCGAGTTCGACGAGCGTCACCGTGGGGGACGGCTCGCGGAGGACGAGTTCCAGCCGTACGCGGTCGCCGATATCCCGGATGAGTCGGGCGTCGGAGACGGCGTCGCTGTCGGCGGCTCGCTCGAGGAACGCTTCCGCCGACGTCCCGGTGGCGGCGACGAAGCAGAGGAGCGCGTGGTCGGGGGCGGGCACCAAGCCGTCGAGGTGGAGCTCGCAGTCGAGAGCGGCCGACGCTGCCGCGAAGAACGACTCGGCGTCCGCTTCGAAGACGAGTTCGACGCCGGTTTCCGAGAACAACAGCTCCTTGCGTTCGGTCGCCGCAATCACCCAGCCGACGCGACGCCCCGCGTCGGTGAGGAGGCGATGGAGGCCGTGCGTCGGCCGCGACGCATCGACGGCGACGCAGAGCAGGCCGTGTGTCTGGTCGCCGGAGCGAACCGCGGTCGCGGCCAGCGTCCGCTCGCGCTCGGCGACGCCGGTGTCGAGCGCTCGTTCGACGAACCGGACGCTGTCGAGGCCGCCGTGACTCTCGATGATCGCGTCGAGCGCGTCCGCGACAGCCGCACGCTCGTCCGCGTCCTCGAGGCCGACGCACGCCCGGACACTCCCGTTCGCGTCGCAGACCGCAGCAGCGTCGTACGCGTCGGAGAGCGTCTCGCAGGCGCGTTGCTCCGCGTCGGCCCTGGTGGAGACGTCGTCGAGCGCGACCCCCAGCGCGGTCGACGTCGCGTCGACCGACGATCCGGCGGGGCCGGCGGGAGCACCGGTCTTCTGGGGCGTGGCCTCGTCCACCCCGTTGCTGTCGGGTTCGCCGTCTGCTCCGTCCGCGTTGTCCGACCACGCGTCGTGGAGCGCGGCGGCGACCGCTCGGTCGGTCGGCGGGTCGATGTACGGCTCCAGACTCCCGAGATGCGACCAGCCGCCCGTCGCCTGGACGATGCGCGGATCGACGCCGTCGTCGACGAGGAGCCGGCGGGCGAAGTACGCGCGGAGGTCGCGCGTGGACACGTCGGCGAGGCGGTCGTCGCCGGCGGCAGCGCGTTCGGCGACCGTCGAGACGAGCATCTGGAGACGGCGGGGCGTCACGTCGAAGATCCGGTCGGTGGACGCGATACCGGTGGCGTTGACGTATTTCCGGACGTCGTCCGCGACGTCGGGGGGGACGTACGCCGTCCGCTCTTCGCCGTCGGATCGGACGCGGAAGCAGTCGTGGGTCGCGTCGTCGCCGCGGCGCGTGAGATCCGCTGGTCGGAGGGTGGCGAGCTCTACCGGCCGCAGCCCGGCTTCCCCGCAGAGCGCGACGACGAGGTCCTCGCGGTACGACTCAGTCGCGTCGCGAAGACGCTCGTACTCGGCGTCAGTAAGCGCGTCGCCGTCCGGATGTCGCGCCATCTCGATTCGTTTTCCTCACTATCACGAAATAAGTGTTGCGCGGCGAGAACGACGACGAGTCGAGTTGTGAGGTGAGACGTGTGGCTCTATACGGCGAGCGATTTCGGATACGCTACTTACTCCGAAACGTCGGTGACGGATTCGAGCTCGCCGACGATCTCGGGGTTGCGCAGCACGCTCGTGTCCGAGACCCCCTCGCCCGTGGCGATCTGTCGGAGGTGGCGGCGCATCACCTTCCCGGAGCGGGTCTTCGGGAGGTCGGGCGTGAAGACGACGGTCGCCGGCGTCGCGAACGCACCGACGTCGCGGGCGACAGCGTCTCGAACGCGCTCGCGGATCGCGGACGCGGGCCCGGTGCCTCGCTGCAGGCTGACGTACGCGTACGGCGTCACGCCGCCGGCGTCGACGCCGACCACCGCCGCCTCCGCCACGCCCTCGACGCCGACGATAGCGGCTTCGATTTCGTGCGTCCAGAGCCGCCGGCCGTCGAGGTCGAGCGCGTCGTCCTCCCGACCGAGCAGGTGGACGTAGCCGTCGGCGTCCACGGTCGCCGCGTCCCCGGTCCGGTAGCGCCACGCCTCGGGCGCGTTCCCCGTCGACTCCCCGACGTCGACCCCCATCCCCGGGAAGGGGCGAGTGAGGACGAGCGACCCCGAATCGCCGGTGTCGACGGAGTTGCCGCGCGCGTCGACGATATCTACCGACACGCCCGGGAGCGGCGGGCCGACCGCCTCCGGACGCATGCCGTCAACGCCCGGGAGGGTGGAGAGGAGGACGCCGCCGGTCTCCGTCTGCCACCACGTGTCGACGACGGCGCACGACTCGCGGCCGACGTGCTCGTAGTACCACTCCCACGTCGCCTCGTCGGTCGGCTCACCGACCGTGCCGAGCAGTCGGAGACTCGAGAGGTCGTGTCTGTCGACGTGGTCCGACCCCCACTTCGCGAACGCACGAATGACCGTCGGTGCGGTGTAGAAGACCTCGACGCCGTTGCGCTCGATGACCTCCCAGAGGTGGTCGCGCTCCGGGTAGTCCGACGTCCCCTCGTAGAGCACGGTCGTCGCACCGAGCGCGAGCGGCCCGTAGACGGTGTAGGAGTGACCCGTGATCCAGCCGATATCCGCAGTACACCAGTACGTATCCCCCGGCTCGAGGTCGAGGACGGCGTGCGTCGTCCACGCGACCTGTGCGAGATAGCCGCCCGTCGTGTGTCGAATCAGCGTCGGCTCACCGGTCGTCCCGGACGTCTGAATCTCGAACAGTGGGTCGTTCGCCGCGCGAGCCACGGGGGCGACGGTTTCCCCCCAGTAATCCGCGACGAACGCCGCATAATCGGTGTAGTTGTCGCCGTGCGGGCGGTCGTCGTCGAGTCGGTCGACGACGATCCGGTCGACCGACTGAGGGACGTCGAGGCAGGCGTTGTCGGCCTTCCGCTTCAGGTCGTACGCCGTCCCACGCCGGTAGTAGCCGTCACAGGCGAAGAGGACGGCGGACCCGGTGTCCGCGAGCCGCGTCGCGAGCGCGTCCGCCGAGTATCCCGCGAAGACGACGGAATGCACCGCGCCGATGCGCGCGCACGCCAGCATCGCGATGGGGAGCTCGGGCACCATCGGCATGTAGAGCGTGACGACGTCGTCCGCCTCGACGCCGCGGTCGCGGAGCGCCGCCGCGAGCGCGTTCACCTCCCGGGAGAGGTCGTGGTACGTGTACGTCCGCGTCTCACCGAGTCGTCCCTCCCACCGGAGCGCCGTCTGGCTCTTCCGGCCGGCCTCGACGTGCCGGTCGATACAGTTGTACGAGGCGTTCAGCTCGCCGCCCGCGAACCAGTCGTATCCGTCCGTGGCGTCGAGGACACGTTCGTACGGCGTCATCCAATCGAGATAGTCGGCCGCTCGCGCCCAGCACTCCGGCCACTCCCGGTCCACCCCGCGAGCCGTGACGTTCGCCTGCTCGACGAACGCCGCCGGCGGGTCGACCAGCGCGTTCTCCGTGTCACGGACTCCTCCTCGAAACGACATCCCATCGGTCATCTGGTGTAGTGCTACTAGTACGTCTCCGCCCCGACGTCAATAATCATGCGGCCCGCTAGCAGTATCCCGGGTAGTTCGAGGAGGGATCGCACCCGACGACGGCGGGCACCGACGGGCCCAAACCACTCCGCGGCGTACGCCCAGCTATGGACATTCGGTTCCTCGGCGGCGTCCGCGAGGTCGGTCGGAGCGCCGTCCTCGTGAACGACTCCCTCCTCCTCGACTTCGGGATGCTCACCGGGACCCCCCCGCAGTTCCCCGTCGAGACGCCCGAGCCGGACGCCGTCGTCGTCTCCCACGGCCACCTCGACCACGTCGGCGCGCTCCCCGGCCTCCTCTCCGGCGCGAACAGACCCGACATCCACTGGACGCCCCCGACGTACGAGCTCACGCTCACGCTCGCCCGCGACACGCTCAAACTCCACGGCGGCACGCTCCACTGCCCGTTCACGGAGAACGACGTCAAACGCGTCACCGAAGTCTCACGAACCCACGGCTACCGGGAGACCTTCGAGGCCGCCGGCCACGACGTCACCTTCTACAACGCCGGCCACATCCCCGGGAGCGCGCACGTCCTCATCGACGACGGCGACACCCGACTCCTCTACACCGGCGACTTCCACACTGACGACCAACGCCTCGTCGCCGGAACGACCGCGCGACCGGACGCCGACGTCGTCATCTGCGAGAGCACGTACAGCGACGTGGAGCACGACCCGCGCGCGGCCGTCGAAGCGCGGTTCGCACAGAGCGTCAAGACGACGCTCTGGGAGGGCGGCACGGTCGTCGTCCCCGCGTTCGCCATCGGGCGCACCCAGGAGATCCTGCTCGTCTGCGAAGCCCACGACATCCCCTGCTACGTCGACGGCATGGGGAAACAGGTGACCGAGATGCTGCGGCAGTACCCCGAGTTCGTCCGCGACGCCGACGCCCTCCGCCGCGCCAAATCCCACGCCCGCTTCGTCACCGGCCGCGACGGCCAGCGGAAACGCATCGCCGACCAGAACGCCGCCATCGTCACCACCAGCGGGATGCTCTCCGGCGGCCCCGCCATGACCTACGTCCCCGCGATTCGCGCGAACCCCACGAACAAGGTCGCCATGACCGGCTACCAGGTCGAGGGAACGCCCGGCCGGGACCTCCTCGAAACCGGGAGCGCCGAACTCGACGGCCGCCGAATGCCCGTCAGCGCGCAGGTCGAACAGTACGACTTCTCCGCGCACGCCGACCGCGACGGCCTCCGCGACTTCCTCGACGCGTACACGGACACGCCCGTCGTCGTGAACCACGGCGACCGCTGTGAGGCCTTCGCCGCAGCACTCGAAACCGACGGCTTCGACGCCACCGCGCCCGCACACGGCGAGGAACACACCTACTGACCGACGCGTCATCACTCGCCGCGCGAGCGCTCGCGATCACTTGAAGGCGTAACGTCACCGGACACCGCGGGTCAGCAGCGTGGCGGCTACAGTCGGTCTGAGAGTGTCGTTTTCGCTCAGCATCGCCGTCACGGGTCGCGTCAATCCCCGCCGCTACCCGCAAGCGAGGGCGAGGGTTGCACGCGCGAGCGCCCTTAACCCGACGGAAGCCGTACACGTGCGTAATGAGTGACCGCACCGACCGAGAAACCGACCAGGCCGCCGGCCAGCAGGCATCCCTGGACGTCGCCCCCGAACTCACACACGATGAACGTGACTGAGGAATCCGACGCTCGCGAGCGCGACGACGCCCACCTCCAAGACGTCGAGCCCGGCGCGGGCTGCACGGAGATCTGGGAGCACCTCTCCGAAGAGCGCGACGAACAGACCGAGGAGTAAGATGGTTGTACGCCGCGGGGCCTACACGTCCCTATGAGTGAAGACGGGACGCCGCCGGTCGACCGCGAATCTCCCGTCGGCGAACCGGTCGTTCGCGGCGACGAGCGCGTCACCGGCGAACGCGCCCGCGACGCCGTCCGCTTCGACCCCGACGACCCCGAGAGCATCGAGGACGCCACACAGACCGTCCGCGACTTCGCCCTCGGCAACCTCCCCGACGACGAACTCGCCATGCTCCGCGGCGCTGCCGCCTGCGCCGCCCTCGTCCGCGCCGAACAGTCCTACACGGCCGCCGCCGAACGCGCCGGCAGCGACGTCACCGTCTCCTTCATCCGAAAGTGGGCGCGCGTTCACGACCTCCCCCGACCCGTCCGCCGGCACGTCGCCCTCGGCCACATCCCCCCGACCGCCGCGAAACACATCGCGCGCGTCTCCGGCGACGCCCGCTACCAGCTCGCCTGGGCCGTCATCGACACCGACCTCACCGTCCGCGGCGTCCGCGCGCTCGCCAGCGACATCGCCGACGGCCGCGACGTCGCCGACGCCCTCCGCGACCACGGCATCACCCCCGGCCGCATCACCGTCGACCTCCCCCTCGACACCTACCGCGACCTCCGCCGCACCGCCGCCGAGAACGGCCAGCAACCCGGCGACATCATCGCCGACGCCCTCGAGCACTACCTCGAAGAGTAACCCTCCCGCAACGGGCGAGGCGTCCGCCCTGCGGTTCGTAAACGTTTAACCACTCCCCCGCCTCAGCTACGAGTACGGGCCGGTAGCTCAGTTTGGCAGAGCGTCTGGCTTTTAACCAGACGGCCGCGTGTTCAAATCGCGCCCGGCCCGCTTCTCTCGCGAACCACACCGAACACCCGAAGGTGTGTTCGGTCGATCTGTGAGCGAGTGTGCGGGCTCGCGCGATTTGACCACCAGACGGGGCGAGCGAAGCGAGCCCCGGCCAGTGTTCAAATCGCTGTTCAGCGATTCGGACGAGCGAGTCAGAGCGCCCGAACGAGGTGAGACCGTCGTCTCGGCCAGTGTTCGAATCGCGCCCGGCCCGCTCGTCCCGCGAACCCAACACCGCGCCGTGGTCGCCACTCGGTCAGGAGATGCGGTTCGGCGTCGACGGCGGCGGCTGTCAGTGGCGTGCGTCGGTGTGTCGGTTTTTAGGGATGAGGCGTCGAAGGCGGAGGTATGAGCGAGGAGGCGTCCGAGGTCCGGGTGGACTCTCGGTGGTGGTACTGGATCGGGGTGTTGGTCGTGGTGACGGTCGTCGAGATAGGGCTCGGGGTGTTGCTCGTCGGGGCGGTCGCGGCGACGCTGGTGTCGCAGGGCCAGCCGCCGACGGGGGCGCTCGTCGTCGCGGTTCCCTACCTCGTGTTCGCGCTCGCGGTGCGGGTCATCTTCCCGCTCGCCGTGTTCCGGGACGCGACCGCAGTGCGAGACGCGGACGTCGAGTGGTCGCCGGAGCCCTGGAACTGGGCGCTCGTCGCCGTCGTCGGCTTCTTCGTACCCGTGTTCGACACGGCGGTCGCGCTCTACTACCTCTACCGGCGACACCGCGCCGTCGGCGTCCCCTAGTCCGGTAAGTTGAGGTGGGCGGACGACGACGCTCGAAGTATGAACGCGCGATTCGACGACATCGACACGCTCGACTGGGTCGGCATCCCCATGGGCGTCGTTCTCGCTCTCGTCGGCCTGATGACGCTC from Halocalculus aciditolerans includes:
- a CDS encoding acetate uptake transporter, whose amino-acid sequence is MPANTDTANPAPLGLVAFGLTTVLLSLINGGILPSAGESVVLPLALAFGGTCQLFAGILEYKEGNTFGYTAFSSYGAFWWWFGLLLLFAGNGWLSVDGTTVGVTLLLWGLFTAYMWVATFKLNWALWSVFLTLTITFLLLGLGDLGYGTATLGGYVGILTGLLAMYTSSAEVVNWAWDRTVVPIGGMPLSD
- a CDS encoding bacterio-opsin activator domain-containing protein, translated to MARHPDGDALTDAEYERLRDATESYREDLVVALCGEAGLRPVELATLRPADLTRRGDDATHDCFRVRSDGEERTAYVPPDVADDVRKYVNATGIASTDRIFDVTPRRLQMLVSTVAERAAAGDDRLADVSTRDLRAYFARRLLVDDGVDPRIVQATGGWSHLGSLEPYIDPPTDRAVAAALHDAWSDNADGADGEPDSNGVDEATPQKTGAPAGPAGSSVDATSTALGVALDDVSTRADAEQRACETLSDAYDAAAVCDANGSVRACVGLEDADERAAVADALDAIIESHGGLDSVRFVERALDTGVAERERTLAATAVRSGDQTHGLLCVAVDASRPTHGLHRLLTDAGRRVGWVIAATERKELLFSETGVELVFEADAESFFAAASAALDCELHLDGLVPAPDHALLCFVAATGTSAEAFLERAADSDAVSDARLIRDIGDRVRLELVLREPSPTVTLVELGGAVESLTAADGAARLSVVFPSGHDVRAIVERVTSTFPGVSFQAKREASRSPLTGDLYRTLDETLTEKQCSALQAAYFADYFEWPRGSTAEELADSMGVSAPTLHNHLRKAQQKLFTVLFDAA
- a CDS encoding aldehyde dehydrogenase family protein, translating into MPPETFDIDANWDALYVGGEWVARGDRDALADEDPSTREQVATVPAGTEDDVDAAYEAAAEAQKQWRETPPAAREEAVRTALETLQAHKADVADLLTHEVGGTQIMGETSVQIASDQAGEAATLPRRMKGEHAHSNIPGKENLVQREPKGVVTAITPWNFPLNLTMRAVAPAIAAGNAVVLKPSTNSPITGGLLFAKLFEDAGLPDGLLNVVTGKGSDIGDRVASHPESDVVAFTGSTEVGKHVASLAGGNLAVPAMELGGNNAHVVTADADVDRAVDAATFGSFVHQGQVCISINRHIVHEDIYDEYVEKLAARASDLPVGSAHDADTVVGPIIDESQRDEMLGYVEETIEQGATLETGGSVEEIDGTEDSLVVQPTVLSDVTNDMAAACNEHFGPIAPVIPYSDTDEAVALANATDYGLSGAVHAGDLELAKHIADRLETGNVHINDQPINDEAHVPFSGVGASGMGSYNSDAYLHEITETKWISIQHDERDYPF
- the acs gene encoding acetate--CoA ligase; this translates as MVEDNNLETRLAEQDEFEPPAEFVEQANVTDEGIYEEFEENWPGCWEQAADLLDWYDDYDQVLDDSNPPFYEWFTGGKINASYECVDRHLDDRGDEVAIEWVGEPTEEADRSITYEELHREVNEFAAALRDLGVGEDDVVTMHMPMIPAHPIALLACARIGAPHSVVFAGFSANALAERMNAADSEYLITADGYYRRGDALDHLSKSREGLEDVDHDVETVVVDRLGDDGPGHDLHESEHDYDDLVAEHEGATVEPVERDAEDMLFLMYTSGTTGQPKGVKHTTAGYLAWTAWTSQTVLDIKPEDTYFCSADIGWITGHSYIVYGPLALGTTTVMYEGGPDYPERDRFWEIVEDLDVTQFYTAPTAIRSFMKWGSEYPGRHDLSSLRLLGTVGEPINPKPWKWYYKHIGGESCPIVDTWWQTETGGHMITTLPGVSNMKPGSAGPPVPGVDARVVDGDGEEVPSGGAGYLTVDKPWPGMLRTLYKNDERFIEEYWAEYSDTDSDDPDDWVYFPEDGAKIDDEGYITVVGRVDDVVNISGHRLGTMEIESAVVSADGVAEAAVVGADDDIKGEVVHAYVILEDDAGGEDAVRAAIEAAVEDKIGPIARPSKIIFTPELPKTRSGKIMRRLLEEISDGEELGDTSTLRNPEIVADIQAEVRGN
- a CDS encoding 30S ribosomal protein S6e, translated to MASFQVVVADPESGASHQLEVDGQDANRFLGREIGDEVDGDAVGLTGYTLELTGGSDAAGRAMRSDVRGSGLESVLLTGGTGFNPEKDGERRRVSVRGREFSEETAQVNAKITERGDEDVDSLLGEGDEDAE
- a CDS encoding DUF5807 family protein; the encoded protein is MTNALDEFLDGDRVEDVAVYLSESTVGDLGALAEYGVDVDDGIVLVLPGDQGRSAFKRVSGMDAMDFAGRAMDTDGDIDRDLASGECPSKHADEPDDDHRVKLGFAFAEEQNEEVGGLYAEGAVVHAYAYCTCGTAYSDRWLIDE